Proteins encoded within one genomic window of Halomonas sp. YLGW01:
- a CDS encoding ATP-grasp domain-containing protein, with product MQKDSNKGYIALLGWSLSAVEAAESFDRRYVVVAPDWAEDYCQKHDIPYVSWNFERLNDRSMEIAETLKGMGVDVAIPLFEETVEWAGAINSVLLDNPRLYGQSLLLRDKALMKRRAQLGGIRVGIFEEAHDKEDVIRFLKRVNQTLLKLDGDPNDPIHLKAFDKAGCLGHRVIRTPDEVDTIPDEEFPVLMESHLDGWEFAVEAWIHNGKIVFLNISEYVTLGYSVFVPASPELEKYRPQITAQIEKLIKAFDIEFGLIHPEYFVTNDGEMYFGEVAYRPPGFKVFELLERVYGFNAYQASMLVFDPNTTEEEVKAFFPKEVVDADGFAGCFGVYPRRRVVSKLEIPEEVEDHPYFESHELTPPQEETVTKRTAFGTHWGLIYFKGDEAARMKELLKHMEDLDFYV from the coding sequence ATGCAAAAGGATTCCAACAAAGGCTACATCGCGCTGCTGGGCTGGAGCCTGAGTGCCGTCGAGGCCGCCGAGAGTTTCGACCGCCGCTATGTGGTGGTGGCGCCTGACTGGGCCGAGGACTACTGCCAGAAACACGACATCCCCTATGTCTCGTGGAACTTCGAGCGCCTCAACGATCGCTCCATGGAGATCGCCGAGACCCTGAAAGGCATGGGCGTCGACGTCGCCATCCCGCTGTTCGAGGAAACGGTGGAATGGGCCGGTGCGATCAACTCCGTGCTGCTGGACAATCCCCGCCTCTACGGCCAGTCGCTGCTACTGCGCGACAAGGCGCTGATGAAGCGTCGCGCCCAGCTGGGCGGCATCCGCGTGGGCATCTTCGAGGAGGCCCACGACAAGGAAGACGTGATCCGCTTCCTGAAACGCGTCAACCAGACGCTGCTCAAGCTCGACGGCGATCCCAACGACCCGATCCACCTCAAGGCCTTCGACAAGGCGGGCTGCCTCGGCCACCGGGTGATCCGCACCCCGGACGAGGTCGATACGATTCCCGACGAGGAATTCCCGGTGCTGATGGAGTCGCACCTGGACGGTTGGGAATTCGCCGTCGAGGCCTGGATTCACAACGGCAAGATCGTCTTCCTCAACATTTCTGAGTACGTGACGCTGGGCTACTCGGTGTTCGTACCGGCCTCGCCGGAGCTCGAGAAGTACCGCCCCCAGATCACCGCCCAGATCGAGAAGCTGATCAAGGCCTTCGATATCGAGTTCGGCCTGATCCATCCCGAGTACTTCGTCACCAACGATGGCGAGATGTACTTCGGCGAAGTCGCCTACCGTCCGCCGGGCTTCAAGGTCTTCGAGCTGCTCGAACGCGTCTACGGCTTCAATGCCTACCAGGCTTCCATGCTCGTCTTCGATCCCAATACCACCGAAGAAGAGGTCAAGGCCTTCTTCCCGAAGGAAGTGGTCGATGCCGACGGCTTTGCCGGCTGCTTCGGTGTCTACCCGCGCCGCCGGGTGGTCAGCAAGCTGGAAATTCCCGAGGAGGTCGAGGACCACCCCTACTTCGAGTCTCACGAGCTGACTCCGCCCCAGGAAGAAACCGTCACCAAGCGCACCGCCTTCGGCACGCACTGGGGCCTGATCTACTTCAAGGGCGACGAGGCAGCACGCATGAAGGAGCTGCTCAAGCACATGGAAGACCTTGATTTCTATGTCTGA
- a CDS encoding YbaB/EbfC family nucleoid-associated protein, translating to MMKGGMGNLMKQAQEMQEKMQRVQEEAAKAEVQGEAGAGMIKVTMNGRHDVSKVDIDPSIMEEDKELLEDLLAAAVNDAVRKVEAASKSKMEEATAGLNLPPGFKMPF from the coding sequence ATGATGAAAGGTGGCATGGGTAACCTGATGAAGCAGGCTCAGGAAATGCAGGAGAAGATGCAGCGCGTCCAGGAGGAGGCCGCCAAGGCCGAGGTCCAGGGCGAGGCCGGCGCCGGCATGATCAAGGTCACCATGAATGGCCGTCATGACGTCAGCAAGGTCGACATCGACCCGAGCATCATGGAAGAGGACAAGGAGCTCCTCGAGGACCTGCTGGCCGCCGCCGTCAACGATGCGGTGCGCAAGGTCGAGGCCGCCTCCAAGTCCAAGATGGAAGAAGCCACCGCCGGCCTGAACCTGCCGCCCGGCTTCAAGATGCCGTTCTGA
- the dnaX gene encoding DNA polymerase III subunit gamma/tau, which translates to MSYQVLARKWRPRTFHELVGQEHVQRALVNALDQGRLHHAYLFTGTRGVGKTTLARILAKCLNCTAKGFDDSAVTSTPCGQCENCRAIDEGRFVDLIEVDAASRTKVEDTRELLDNVQYAPTQGRYKVYLIDEVHMLSTHSFNALLKTLEEPPPHVKFLLATTDPQKLPVTVLSRCLQFTLKNMPPERIVEHLSQVLEAEQVGFDESALWLLGKAADGSMRDAMSLTDQAIAFGQGQVRQGDVAAMLGTLDQRHVLTLLEALAEVDAARVLGEVAALAEQGPDFAGVLDDLLGVLHRLAVAQMVPGALDNGHGDREDLLALAGRFTAEDVQLYYQIGLQGRGDMAQAPEPRTALEMTLLRMLAFRPQGVPKPAQTPLPMTGDAVPEQAPAATPGGPAAGATAATPASGGEAMPAAAPDSTASAEAANKVPAEPMRSAPPQPTPAAVPEAPAPAAASPANVEPPPWEALAEEGAPAPIEPAQVQTQAQAPSPSSQAADTAPSSIPDTTSPASAPAGSAEEASAIAPSEMDEALATPDEAAPGSAGPFSQAAWLQRFEQLGLGGLTRNLAAHCVVENDDGQTLVLRLSPSQAAMNAEIHVKRIQQALTDAGVDRRVNIQVGEIPANMETPRGQAERIAAERHALAVEALKADPHIQQLQSAFGARLVEASVEPRQDADSA; encoded by the coding sequence ATGAGCTATCAGGTATTGGCCCGCAAATGGCGCCCCCGCACCTTCCACGAGCTGGTCGGTCAGGAGCATGTGCAGCGCGCGCTGGTCAACGCCCTGGATCAGGGGCGCTTGCACCATGCCTATCTGTTCACCGGGACCCGTGGGGTCGGCAAGACCACCCTGGCGCGTATCCTCGCCAAGTGCCTGAACTGCACCGCCAAGGGCTTCGATGACAGCGCCGTTACCTCGACCCCCTGCGGGCAGTGCGAGAACTGCCGGGCCATCGATGAGGGGCGCTTCGTCGACCTGATCGAGGTCGATGCCGCCTCGCGCACCAAGGTCGAAGACACCCGCGAGCTGCTCGACAATGTGCAGTACGCGCCCACCCAGGGCCGCTACAAGGTGTACCTCATCGATGAGGTGCACATGCTGTCGACCCACAGCTTCAATGCGCTGCTCAAGACTCTCGAGGAGCCGCCGCCCCACGTGAAATTCCTGCTCGCCACCACCGACCCGCAGAAACTGCCGGTGACGGTGCTGTCGCGCTGCCTGCAGTTCACGCTCAAGAACATGCCGCCGGAGCGCATCGTCGAGCATCTGAGCCAGGTGCTTGAGGCCGAGCAGGTGGGCTTCGACGAGAGCGCCCTGTGGCTGCTCGGCAAGGCCGCCGACGGCTCGATGCGCGATGCCATGAGCCTGACCGATCAGGCGATCGCCTTCGGCCAGGGGCAGGTGCGCCAGGGCGATGTCGCCGCCATGCTGGGCACCCTCGACCAGCGCCATGTGCTGACGTTGCTGGAGGCGCTGGCCGAAGTGGATGCCGCGCGCGTGCTCGGTGAGGTGGCGGCTCTGGCGGAGCAGGGTCCCGACTTCGCCGGCGTGCTCGACGACCTGCTGGGTGTGCTGCACCGCCTGGCGGTGGCGCAGATGGTGCCCGGCGCCCTGGACAACGGTCACGGCGACCGGGAGGACCTGCTGGCGCTGGCCGGACGCTTCACCGCCGAGGATGTGCAGCTCTACTATCAGATCGGCCTGCAGGGTCGCGGCGACATGGCGCAGGCGCCGGAGCCGCGCACCGCGCTCGAGATGACCCTGCTGCGCATGCTGGCCTTCCGCCCCCAGGGTGTGCCCAAGCCGGCCCAGACGCCCCTGCCGATGACCGGCGATGCCGTGCCCGAGCAGGCCCCGGCGGCAACACCCGGCGGACCGGCGGCCGGCGCAACGGCAGCCACTCCCGCTTCGGGAGGCGAGGCGATGCCCGCTGCCGCCCCCGACAGCACCGCCTCGGCCGAGGCGGCCAATAAGGTGCCGGCCGAGCCAATGCGTTCTGCACCGCCCCAGCCGACGCCGGCCGCCGTGCCGGAGGCCCCCGCCCCGGCAGCGGCGTCGCCGGCCAATGTCGAGCCGCCCCCCTGGGAGGCGCTGGCGGAGGAGGGCGCGCCCGCGCCGATCGAACCGGCTCAGGTTCAGACTCAGGCCCAGGCGCCGTCACCCTCGTCTCAGGCCGCCGATACTGCGCCCTCATCGATACCCGACACGACTTCTCCGGCGTCGGCACCCGCTGGTTCGGCCGAGGAGGCCTCGGCCATCGCGCCTTCTGAGATGGACGAGGCATTAGCGACCCCGGACGAGGCCGCGCCCGGGTCGGCCGGCCCCTTCAGCCAGGCGGCCTGGCTGCAACGCTTCGAGCAGCTGGGCCTCGGTGGCCTGACGCGCAACCTGGCGGCCCATTGCGTGGTCGAAAACGACGATGGGCAGACCCTGGTGCTGCGCCTGTCGCCCTCCCAGGCGGCGATGAACGCAGAGATTCACGTCAAGCGTATTCAGCAGGCGCTGACCGATGCCGGTGTTGACCGACGGGTCAACATCCAGGTCGGCGAGATCCCCGCGAACATGGAAACCCCCCGCGGCCAGGCCGAGCGCATCGCCGCCGAGCGTCATGCGCTGGCGGTTGAAGCGCTCAAGGCCGACCCGCATATACAGCAACTCCAGTCGGCCTTCGGGGCTCGTCTGGTAGAAGCCAGCGTCGAACCCCGTCAGGATGCCGATTCGGCCTGA
- the recR gene encoding recombination mediator RecR, translating into MSFSPLVDRLLESLRVLPGVGPKTAQRMALHLLEREREGGERLAAVLAEALAEVGYCRRCRTLTEEEVCGLCRSTRREERLLCVVESPADLLAIEEAGGYRGQYFVLHGHLSPLDGIGPEDIGLDQLETRLAEDGVDEVILATNPTVEGEATAHYIATQLTGREIRLSRLAYGVPMGGELEYVDGGTLSRAFNGRLPFSGE; encoded by the coding sequence ATGAGCTTCTCCCCCCTCGTCGATCGATTGCTGGAATCGCTGCGCGTGCTCCCCGGCGTGGGACCCAAGACCGCTCAGCGCATGGCCCTGCACCTGCTCGAGCGCGAACGGGAGGGGGGCGAGCGCCTGGCCGCCGTGCTGGCCGAGGCCCTGGCCGAGGTCGGCTATTGCCGGCGCTGCCGCACCCTGACCGAGGAAGAGGTGTGTGGCCTGTGTCGCAGTACCCGCCGCGAGGAGCGGCTGCTGTGCGTGGTGGAATCGCCTGCGGATCTGCTGGCGATCGAGGAGGCCGGTGGCTATCGTGGCCAGTATTTCGTGCTGCACGGCCACCTCTCGCCCCTCGACGGCATCGGCCCGGAGGATATCGGCCTCGATCAGCTCGAGACGCGCCTCGCCGAGGACGGCGTCGATGAGGTGATCCTGGCCACCAACCCCACCGTGGAAGGCGAAGCCACGGCGCATTACATCGCCACTCAGCTCACCGGCCGCGAGATCCGCCTGTCGCGCCTGGCCTATGGCGTGCCCATGGGCGGCGAGCTGGAATACGTCGACGGCGGCACCCTGAGCCGCGCCTTCAATGGCCGCCTGCCCTTTAGCGGCGAGTGA